The nucleotide sequence CTTTCCCAACAACAATTTATTTTAATTCTAAGTGGAGTTATTGGATTTGCTGCAGGTCTTGGAGCGGTGCTTATAAAAAATCTTACTCACTTCATTCAAAGTTTGATGGAGGGTAAATTGATTTATAATTACCATCACGCCTTCTATTTTATATTTCCCATCATTGGTCTAACGCTTACCCTACTAATTATAAAATATGGTTTTAAGAAAGACGTAGGTCACGGTATACCTTCTACTTTATATGCTATTTCTAAAAGGAAGGGATTAATGAAATCCTTTCAAATGTATGGATCTTTACTTACCGCCCCCCTTACAGTAGGTTTTGGAGGATCTGTTGGATTGGAAGGACCTACCGTTGCTACCGGGGCTTCATTGGGGTCTAACATTTCCCGAATGTTTCAAATGAATCAAAGCGCGAGAACGCTTTTAATCAGTTGCGCCGCAGCCGGAGCAATGTCTTCTATTTTTAAAGCTCCCATTGCTGCTATCATCTTTGCTATTGAAGTTTTTAGTTTAGACCTTACACTGGTTTCTATGCTACCTTTATTAATAGCATCTCTTTCAGCTATCCTTACATCTTATTTTTTCTTTGGGTCTGATATTTTATTATCCTTTCAACTTAAAGATAAATTCCATATTTCTGAAGTCCCTTTTTACATGATCTTAGGAGTATTGGCATCTTTATGCTCTATCTATTTTACAGCTGTATATTTCAAAATAAATAACTTCTTTAAAAGTTTTGGTTCTCCTTTTAAAAGACTGCTTGTTGGTGGATTAGGACTGGGTATAATGATCTATTTTATCCCTCCACTTTACGGGGAAGGATATAATGTTATAAATAACCTACTCACCGAAAATTATATAGAGGCTTTAGGTACCAACTTTTTTAATGAATTTCTAGACAATATCTGGGTAGTGATCACCCTGCTTGCCGGACTCGTTATTTTTAAGATAGTTGCTACATCATTTACATTTGGAGCTGGTGGAGTTGGAGGTATCTTTGCACCCGTACTTTTTATGGGAAGTGCTATGGGACATTGTTTTGCACTTATTGTGAACAACCTTGGTTTTCTAAATAAGCCAATTTCTGTAAGTAGTTTTACCATGGTGGGAATGGCGGGCCTTATGGCTGGGGTACTACACGCTCCTTTAACTGCTATCTTCCTAATAGCAGAACTTACTGGAGGTTATGAGCTCTTTGTACCCTTAATGATAACTGCAGTGATCTCGTATCTCATTACCAATAAATTTCAACCCCACTCTGTTTATACCATGGAACTTGCTCAAAGAGGTGAATTGTTAACTCATGATAAAGATCAAAATGTATTAACTTTAATGGATATAAAGCAGGTTATTGAGACCAATTTTGTAAGTATTAAAATGAATATGAATTTGGGAGATGTAATACATGAAGGAGTTTTAAAATCTTCCAGAA is from Gillisia sp. Hel1_33_143 and encodes:
- a CDS encoding chloride channel protein; the protein is MFPKKFPGLQRFLIWKTKHLSQQQFILILSGVIGFAAGLGAVLIKNLTHFIQSLMEGKLIYNYHHAFYFIFPIIGLTLTLLIIKYGFKKDVGHGIPSTLYAISKRKGLMKSFQMYGSLLTAPLTVGFGGSVGLEGPTVATGASLGSNISRMFQMNQSARTLLISCAAAGAMSSIFKAPIAAIIFAIEVFSLDLTLVSMLPLLIASLSAILTSYFFFGSDILLSFQLKDKFHISEVPFYMILGVLASLCSIYFTAVYFKINNFFKSFGSPFKRLLVGGLGLGIMIYFIPPLYGEGYNVINNLLTENYIEALGTNFFNEFLDNIWVVITLLAGLVIFKIVATSFTFGAGGVGGIFAPVLFMGSAMGHCFALIVNNLGFLNKPISVSSFTMVGMAGLMAGVLHAPLTAIFLIAELTGGYELFVPLMITAVISYLITNKFQPHSVYTMELAQRGELLTHDKDQNVLTLMDIKQVIETNFVSIKMNMNLGDVIHEGVLKSSRNLFPVIDEDNNFMGIILLDDIRPIMFKQDYYEKVTVQEIMQRAPEIIDMKKDSMKDIMRKFQDSDAWNLPVVENETYIGFVSKSKLLTAYRQKLIEVTV